In the genome of Flavobacterium panacagri, one region contains:
- the glyA gene encoding serine hydroxymethyltransferase: MQRDEQIFDLIQEEKERQIHGLELIASENFVSDEVMQAAGSVLTNKYAEGYPGKRYYGGCEVVDVIEQIAIDRAKELFGAEYANVQPHSGSQANTAVYHACLNPGDTILGFDLSHGGHLTHGSPVNFSGRLYRPVFYGVDAETGRLDYDKIQEIATKEQPKLIIAGASAYSRDMDFARFRQIADSVGAILFADISHPAGLIAKGLLSDPIPHCHIVSTTTHKTLRGPRGGLILMGKDFPNPQGLTTPKGEIRMMSSLLDLAVFPGNQGGPLMHIIAAKAVAFGEALKDEFFTYAMQLQKNANAMADAFVKRGYNIISGGTDNHMMLIDLRNKNISGKEAENALVKAEITVNKNMVPFDDKSPFITSGIRVGTAAITTRGLVEKDMETIVALIDKVLTDHTNEDLIEEVAEEVNELMSERPIFAY; this comes from the coding sequence ATGCAACGCGACGAACAAATTTTTGATCTTATCCAAGAGGAGAAAGAAAGACAAATTCACGGACTAGAACTTATTGCTTCTGAGAATTTTGTAAGTGATGAAGTAATGCAGGCAGCAGGGTCTGTTTTAACTAATAAATATGCTGAGGGATATCCTGGCAAAAGATACTACGGCGGTTGTGAAGTAGTTGACGTTATTGAGCAGATTGCTATTGATAGAGCTAAAGAATTATTTGGTGCTGAGTATGCAAACGTACAGCCTCACTCTGGTTCTCAGGCAAACACTGCTGTGTACCACGCTTGTTTAAATCCTGGTGATACTATTTTAGGTTTTGACTTATCTCACGGTGGTCACTTAACTCACGGTTCTCCTGTGAACTTCTCAGGTCGTTTATACCGTCCGGTTTTCTACGGTGTAGATGCTGAAACGGGTCGTTTAGATTATGATAAAATTCAAGAAATTGCAACTAAAGAACAGCCAAAATTAATCATTGCAGGAGCTTCAGCTTATTCTCGTGATATGGATTTTGCTCGTTTTAGACAAATTGCTGACAGCGTAGGAGCGATCTTATTTGCTGATATTTCTCACCCAGCTGGTCTTATTGCAAAAGGGTTATTAAGTGATCCAATTCCACATTGCCATATTGTTTCTACAACAACACACAAAACATTAAGAGGACCACGTGGAGGTCTAATCTTAATGGGGAAAGATTTCCCAAATCCACAAGGATTAACAACTCCAAAAGGAGAAATCAGAATGATGTCTTCATTATTAGACTTAGCTGTTTTCCCTGGAAATCAAGGTGGACCTTTAATGCACATTATCGCTGCTAAAGCTGTTGCTTTTGGTGAAGCATTAAAAGATGAATTCTTTACTTATGCAATGCAATTGCAAAAAAATGCAAATGCAATGGCGGATGCTTTCGTAAAAAGAGGTTACAACATTATCTCTGGTGGAACTGATAACCACATGATGCTTATCGACTTAAGAAATAAAAATATTTCTGGTAAAGAAGCTGAAAACGCATTAGTAAAAGCTGAAATTACAGTAAACAAAAACATGGTTCCTTTTGACGATAAATCTCCATTTATCACTTCCGGAATTCGTGTTGGAACAGCTGCAATCACAACTCGTGGTTTAGTTGAAAAAGATATGGAAACTATCGTAGCTTTAATTGATAAAGTTCTTACAGATCACACAAATGAAGATCTTATCGAAGAAGTTGCTGAAGAAGTAAACGAATTAATGAGCGAAAGACCAATTTTTGCGTATTAA
- a CDS encoding tRNA-(ms[2]io[6]A)-hydroxylase: protein MGVLRLQLPTDPRWVNIVEKNIEEILTDHAWCEQKAATNAITIITNNSEHQDLVKDLLALAKEEIDHFEQVHNIIIKRGLKLGRERKDDYVNELYQYMKRSGDGSRVSGLVERLLFSAMIEARSCERFKVLSENIKDEELAVFYRELMESEAGHYTTFITYARKYGTGIDVEKRWREWLAFEESIITNYGKGETIHG from the coding sequence ATGGGCGTATTAAGATTACAATTGCCAACCGACCCAAGATGGGTAAATATTGTTGAGAAAAATATAGAAGAAATTCTAACAGATCATGCTTGGTGCGAGCAGAAAGCAGCTACCAATGCGATTACAATTATTACTAATAATTCAGAACATCAAGATTTAGTAAAAGATTTATTGGCTTTAGCCAAAGAAGAAATCGATCATTTTGAGCAGGTTCATAATATTATCATTAAACGTGGATTAAAATTAGGCCGTGAACGTAAAGATGATTACGTAAACGAACTATATCAATACATGAAAAGGAGTGGAGACGGAAGCCGCGTTTCCGGTCTTGTAGAAAGATTATTATTTTCTGCGATGATCGAAGCCAGAAGCTGTGAACGTTTTAAAGTACTTTCTGAAAATATAAAAGACGAAGAATTAGCTGTTTTTTATAGAGAATTAATGGAAAGCGAAGCAGGACATTATACAACATTCATCACATACGCAAGAAAATACGGAACAGGAATCGACGTAGAAAAACGTTGGAGAGAATGGCTGGCTTTTGAAGAATCTATTATTACCAATTACGGAAAAGGCGAAACGATTCACGGATAG
- the aspA gene encoding aspartate ammonia-lyase, with protein MESTRKEHDFLGELEIPNHLYYGIQTFRAVENFNITGIPISKEPLFIKALGYVKKAAALANKDCNAINPKIAEAICYGSDQVIAGKFDQEFVSDLIQGGAGTSVNMNANEVIANIGLEYLGHKKGEYQFLHPNNHVNCSQSTNDAYPSAFRIALYLKMESFIKTLAGLEVAFAKKGEEFKEVLKMGRTQLQDAVPMTLGQEFKAYATTIGEDIQRLKNAQELLLEINMGATAIGTKVNAPEGYPEICVKYLADEVGIPLMLSPDLIEATVDTGAYVQIMGTLKRSAVKISKICNDLRLLSSGPRTGLNEINLPARQPGSSIMPGKVNPVIPEVVNQTCFYVIGQDLTVTMAAEAGQLQLNVMEPVIAFAMFTSLDYLSNAIQTLIDKCIVGITANVDHCYNMVMNSIGIVTQLNPIIGYEESASIAGEALKTGKSVHQIAVLERKLITQEKWDEIYSLENLIHPKFITK; from the coding sequence ATGGAATCAACAAGAAAGGAACATGATTTTTTAGGAGAATTAGAAATTCCTAATCATTTATACTACGGAATCCAGACTTTTAGAGCTGTAGAAAATTTCAATATTACCGGAATTCCAATTTCAAAAGAACCTTTGTTCATTAAAGCTTTAGGATATGTAAAAAAGGCTGCGGCTTTAGCAAATAAAGATTGCAACGCGATAAATCCTAAAATCGCAGAAGCGATTTGTTATGGAAGCGATCAGGTAATTGCTGGTAAATTTGATCAGGAATTTGTAAGCGATTTAATTCAGGGTGGAGCGGGAACCTCGGTAAATATGAATGCTAACGAAGTTATCGCGAATATTGGACTGGAATATCTTGGTCACAAAAAAGGAGAATATCAGTTTCTTCATCCCAACAATCATGTAAACTGTTCACAGTCAACAAACGATGCTTATCCATCGGCTTTTAGAATTGCTTTGTATTTAAAAATGGAAAGCTTTATTAAAACTTTGGCGGGCTTAGAAGTTGCTTTTGCTAAAAAAGGAGAAGAATTCAAAGAAGTTCTGAAAATGGGAAGAACGCAATTACAAGATGCGGTTCCGATGACTTTGGGGCAAGAATTCAAAGCTTATGCGACTACTATTGGTGAAGATATTCAGCGCTTGAAAAATGCTCAAGAATTATTGTTAGAAATCAACATGGGGGCAACGGCAATTGGAACAAAAGTAAATGCACCAGAAGGATATCCTGAAATTTGCGTTAAATATTTGGCAGATGAGGTTGGAATTCCATTAATGCTTTCGCCAGATTTGATTGAAGCAACTGTTGATACTGGAGCTTATGTTCAAATTATGGGAACATTAAAACGTTCTGCGGTTAAGATTTCTAAAATCTGCAACGATTTACGTTTATTAAGTTCAGGGCCAAGAACAGGTCTTAACGAAATTAATCTTCCTGCACGTCAGCCAGGCTCTTCTATTATGCCAGGTAAAGTAAATCCTGTAATTCCAGAAGTCGTGAATCAGACTTGTTTTTATGTAATTGGACAAGATTTAACCGTTACAATGGCAGCAGAAGCGGGACAATTACAATTGAATGTAATGGAACCAGTTATTGCTTTTGCTATGTTTACGTCATTAGATTATCTTTCAAATGCAATCCAAACTTTAATTGATAAATGTATTGTTGGAATCACAGCCAACGTTGACCATTGTTACAATATGGTGATGAACAGCATTGGAATCGTAACACAGCTTAATCCAATTATTGGTTACGAAGAAAGTGCCAGCATTGCTGGAGAAGCTTTAAAAACTGGTAAAAGCGTACATCAAATTGCTGTTTTGGAAAGAAAGCTGATTACTCAGGAAAAATGGGATGAAATCTATTCTTTAGAGAATTTAATTCATCCAAAATTTATCACAAAGTAA
- a CDS encoding GMP reductase: protein MRIEMDLKLGFKDVMFRPKRSTLKSRSEVSLEQNFKFLHSTANWTGIPIMGANMDTVGTFEMAKVLAKEKLFTAIHKHYTLEEWNSFLQNVSPGFYDYIAVSTGTGKEDFEKIEKILTANPLLKFICIDVANGYSEHFVQFLKKTRKQYPDKIIIAGNVVTGEMTEELLLAGADVVKVGIGPGSVCTTRVKTGVGYPQLSAIIECADAAHGLGGHIISDGGCTAPGDVAKAFGAGADFVMLGGMLAGHSESGGELIEVKGEKFKQFYGMSSKTAMDKHSGGVAEYRASEGKTVQVPFKGDVIHTVLDILGGIRSTCTYVGASRLKELTKRTTFIRVSEQENQVFTK, encoded by the coding sequence ATGAGAATAGAAATGGACTTAAAATTAGGATTTAAAGACGTAATGTTTAGACCTAAAAGATCAACGCTAAAAAGCAGATCAGAAGTTTCCTTAGAACAAAATTTCAAGTTTTTGCACAGTACCGCTAATTGGACAGGGATTCCAATAATGGGTGCTAATATGGATACAGTTGGTACCTTTGAAATGGCAAAAGTTTTGGCAAAAGAAAAGCTTTTTACAGCCATTCATAAACACTATACTTTAGAGGAATGGAATAGTTTTCTTCAAAATGTAAGTCCTGGTTTTTACGATTATATTGCTGTAAGTACAGGAACAGGAAAAGAAGATTTTGAGAAAATAGAAAAAATATTGACTGCAAACCCGTTACTGAAATTTATCTGTATTGATGTTGCCAATGGCTATTCAGAACATTTTGTTCAATTTTTAAAGAAAACCCGAAAGCAATATCCAGACAAAATCATTATTGCCGGAAATGTTGTGACTGGTGAAATGACTGAAGAACTTTTATTAGCTGGTGCTGATGTAGTAAAAGTCGGAATTGGCCCAGGTTCTGTTTGTACCACACGAGTAAAAACAGGTGTTGGTTATCCACAATTATCTGCTATTATCGAATGTGCTGATGCTGCTCATGGTTTAGGCGGACATATCATAAGTGATGGCGGTTGCACAGCTCCAGGAGATGTTGCCAAAGCTTTTGGTGCAGGAGCTGATTTCGTGATGTTAGGCGGAATGCTTGCAGGTCACTCCGAAAGTGGCGGAGAACTAATTGAAGTGAAAGGCGAAAAATTTAAACAATTTTATGGAATGAGTTCTAAAACTGCAATGGACAAGCATTCTGGAGGAGTTGCAGAATATAGAGCAAGTGAAGGAAAAACAGTTCAAGTTCCGTTTAAAGGAGATGTGATTCATACTGTTTTAGATATTTTGGGTGGCATTAGAAGCACTTGTACTTATGTCGGAGCCTCAAGATTAAAAGAATTAACAAAACGAACGACTTTCATCCGCGTAAGCGAGCAGGAAAATCAGGTTTTTACAAAATAA
- the fahA gene encoding fumarylacetoacetase, which translates to MPITANDTSRKSWLEVPENSDFPIQNIPFGVFLTKENVVTVGTRIGDYAIDLGALQQLNYFEGIDLTDDMFMQDTLNDFISDGKKTWRLVRNRIAEIFDIHNPQLRDSTKHRDIVIFKIEDVEMQLPVLIGDYTDFYSSKEHATNVGKMFRDPENALLPNWLHIPVGYHGRSSTIVPSGIPVHRPMGQTLPAGHETPVFGASRLVDFELETAFITTDVNVMGENIPTYEAEDYIFGMVLLNDWSARDIQKWEYVPLGPFLAKNFATSISPWIVTMDALEPFRTKGPKQDPTPLPYLQTKGKKAFDIHLEVSLKPEDQEETVISRSNFKYLYWSMSQQLAHHTSNGCRVNSGDMMGSGTISGPTPDSFGSMLELTWGGKNPLKLNGGEERKFIEDNDTVIIRGFCENAEVRIGFGEVSSQLLPPFIRQ; encoded by the coding sequence ATGCCTATAACCGCCAACGATACCAGTAGAAAATCATGGTTAGAAGTGCCAGAAAATAGCGACTTCCCTATTCAGAATATTCCTTTCGGCGTGTTTCTTACCAAAGAAAATGTCGTTACAGTGGGAACACGAATTGGCGATTATGCTATAGATTTAGGGGCTTTACAACAATTAAACTATTTTGAGGGCATAGATTTAACAGATGATATGTTTATGCAGGACACGCTGAATGATTTTATTTCTGACGGAAAAAAAACATGGCGTTTGGTTCGAAATCGTATCGCAGAAATCTTTGACATTCATAATCCCCAGCTTAGAGATTCAACAAAACACCGAGATATTGTTATATTTAAAATCGAAGATGTAGAGATGCAATTACCAGTTTTAATTGGTGATTACACTGATTTTTATTCGAGTAAAGAACATGCTACAAACGTAGGTAAAATGTTCCGTGATCCGGAAAATGCTTTATTGCCCAACTGGCTTCATATCCCGGTTGGATATCATGGAAGAAGTTCTACAATTGTACCTTCTGGAATTCCAGTTCACAGACCAATGGGACAAACGTTGCCAGCAGGACATGAAACACCTGTTTTTGGTGCATCCCGTTTAGTCGATTTTGAATTGGAAACTGCTTTCATTACAACTGATGTCAATGTAATGGGAGAAAACATTCCTACTTACGAAGCTGAAGATTATATTTTCGGAATGGTTTTATTGAATGACTGGAGTGCACGTGACATTCAGAAATGGGAATATGTGCCACTTGGGCCATTCTTAGCGAAGAACTTTGCGACTTCTATTTCACCATGGATTGTGACTATGGATGCATTAGAACCTTTTAGAACTAAAGGGCCTAAACAAGATCCAACTCCACTTCCTTACTTACAAACTAAAGGAAAAAAAGCTTTTGACATCCATTTAGAAGTATCATTAAAACCTGAAGATCAAGAAGAAACAGTTATTTCAAGATCTAATTTTAAATATTTATACTGGTCAATGAGCCAGCAATTGGCGCACCATACTTCAAACGGATGCCGTGTAAATTCTGGTGACATGATGGGTTCTGGAACTATTTCAGGACCAACTCCAGACAGTTTTGGTTCTATGCTGGAATTAACTTGGGGCGGAAAAAATCCGTTAAAGTTAAATGGTGGTGAAGAACGTAAATTTATTGAAGATAATGACACTGTTATCATCAGAGGTTTCTGTGAAAATGCAGAAGTAAGAATTGGATTTGGCGAAGTTTCAAGTCAATTATTACCTCCATTTATCAGACAATGA
- a CDS encoding GNAT family N-acetyltransferase, translating to MIKITEAFVEDIAKIQEIAHITWPITYGEILTSEQLDYMLDLIYSDEALSKQIQNKEQLFYLVSDSESVIGFIGIEHHYKNEAITKIHKIYLLPETQGKGYGKTVFESIEKLALENNSNELLLNVNRFNTALNFYKKLGFEIKETVDIEIGNGYLMEDYVMGKKLIV from the coding sequence ATGATTAAAATTACAGAAGCATTTGTTGAAGATATTGCTAAAATTCAAGAAATAGCACACATAACTTGGCCCATAACGTATGGCGAAATTTTGACTTCAGAACAATTAGATTATATGTTGGATCTCATTTATTCTGATGAAGCGCTATCAAAACAAATTCAGAATAAAGAACAATTATTTTATTTAGTTTCAGATTCTGAATCAGTAATTGGTTTTATTGGAATTGAGCATCATTATAAAAACGAAGCGATTACCAAAATCCATAAAATCTATCTTTTGCCAGAAACTCAAGGAAAAGGATATGGCAAAACAGTTTTTGAATCTATTGAAAAACTTGCTTTAGAAAACAATTCAAATGAACTTTTATTAAATGTAAACCGTTTCAATACCGCTTTAAATTTCTATAAAAAGCTAGGTTTCGAAATTAAAGAAACCGTTGATATAGAAATTGGAAATGGGTATTTGATGGAGGATTATGTAATGGGGAAAAAGTTAATCGTTTAA
- a CDS encoding response regulator transcription factor, whose translation MKLLIVEDEPNLLSILRKGFAENNNEVSVALDGKTALEMIHNYTFDVVVLDVMLPDINGIEICRRLRASKNFVPILLLTALGTSENIVTGLNAGADDYLVKPFKFGELDARVNALYRRSHQETEKIDTIVIGDLEINGRAKSVKRGADSIILTAKEFKLLYYLAKNMGRIVSRDQILDNVWDINFDMNTNVVDVYITYLRRKIDKPYDTKLIHTMKGLGYVIKP comes from the coding sequence ATGAAGTTACTAATAGTCGAAGATGAGCCAAATCTATTATCAATTCTGCGTAAAGGATTTGCTGAAAATAATAATGAAGTTAGTGTAGCTCTTGACGGTAAAACCGCTTTGGAGATGATTCATAATTATACTTTTGACGTTGTAGTTTTAGACGTGATGCTTCCAGATATTAATGGAATCGAGATTTGCAGAAGACTTCGTGCCAGCAAGAATTTTGTTCCCATTTTATTGCTTACTGCTTTAGGAACTTCAGAAAACATTGTAACTGGTCTTAATGCCGGTGCCGATGATTATTTGGTAAAGCCTTTTAAATTTGGAGAACTAGATGCCCGAGTAAATGCGCTTTACAGAAGATCACATCAGGAAACAGAAAAAATTGATACTATCGTTATTGGTGATTTAGAGATAAACGGACGTGCCAAATCAGTAAAAAGAGGAGCTGATAGCATTATTCTCACCGCAAAAGAGTTTAAACTATTATATTATTTGGCAAAAAATATGGGAAGAATCGTTTCTCGTGACCAAATTTTAGATAATGTTTGGGATATTAATTTTGATATGAATACCAATGTTGTGGATGTATATATCACTTATTTAAGAAGAAAAATCGATAAGCCTTACGATACCAAACTTATTCATACTATGAAAGGTTTGGGCTATGTTATAAAGCCATAA
- a CDS encoding BamA/TamA family outer membrane protein: MEFLKNTNFKRTLKVAVLLFIIPLFLNAQTEIESQNKEECPAKTILELFKKKDSVYVVKPTKNDFFLVIPAIGSQPATGFFFGAVAQYTFKGKQENDKYSVANLGILYTLKKQWMINVKNNILLKNNKIFLSGDYRFYIFSQPNYGLGTDIIPPRRDRPDGFSIDSIAQSMDYNYFKFHQTASFEVRKNFYVGGGVNIDWYTDIKDKELDIENGNLTYHYNYSQRHGFDDLEYFLTGVSLNMVYDSRDNQVNSSRGWFANLNYRFNPVLFHNQKYSNVLYAEYRHFLPLSRKNDRYILGIWAYGQFITRGEVPYLNLPAIGWDQRSRSGEGYTQGLFRGNGLIYLSTEFRFPITCNQMLSGTVFTNFVTASNTDNNTGLFHSIQPAAGVGFRILIDKKTRTNLVADYAWGNNSKGFYLNAGEVF; this comes from the coding sequence GTGGAATTTTTAAAAAACACAAATTTTAAGCGAACATTAAAAGTAGCAGTTTTACTTTTTATTATTCCGTTATTTCTAAATGCTCAAACCGAAATAGAATCTCAAAATAAAGAAGAATGTCCTGCTAAAACTATTTTAGAACTTTTTAAAAAGAAAGATTCTGTTTATGTAGTCAAGCCCACAAAAAACGATTTTTTTCTTGTAATTCCAGCTATAGGTTCACAACCTGCAACGGGATTTTTCTTTGGCGCGGTGGCACAATATACTTTCAAAGGAAAACAGGAAAACGACAAATATTCTGTAGCCAATCTTGGAATTCTTTATACCCTGAAAAAACAATGGATGATTAACGTTAAGAATAATATTCTGCTAAAGAATAATAAAATATTTTTAAGTGGAGATTATCGGTTTTATATTTTTTCGCAACCGAATTATGGATTGGGAACAGATATTATTCCGCCTCGAAGAGATCGTCCAGATGGTTTTAGTATTGATTCTATTGCACAATCCATGGATTATAATTATTTCAAATTTCATCAAACGGCATCTTTTGAGGTAAGAAAGAATTTTTATGTTGGAGGAGGCGTAAACATAGACTGGTATACGGATATAAAAGATAAAGAACTGGACATTGAAAACGGAAATTTAACCTATCATTACAATTACAGTCAGCGGCATGGTTTTGATGATTTAGAATATTTCCTGACTGGAGTCAGCTTGAATATGGTTTATGATTCTCGTGACAATCAGGTCAATTCTTCTCGAGGCTGGTTTGCGAATCTCAATTATCGCTTTAATCCAGTTTTATTTCACAATCAAAAATATAGCAATGTTTTATATGCAGAGTATCGACATTTTTTACCGCTTTCGCGAAAGAATGATCGTTACATTTTAGGAATCTGGGCTTACGGACAGTTTATAACCAGAGGTGAAGTTCCATATTTAAATCTTCCTGCAATTGGTTGGGATCAGCGAAGTAGGAGTGGAGAAGGTTATACCCAAGGTTTGTTTAGAGGAAACGGATTAATTTATCTTTCTACTGAGTTCCGTTTTCCTATTACCTGCAATCAAATGTTGAGCGGAACGGTTTTTACCAATTTTGTAACTGCAAGTAATACTGATAATAATACAGGACTTTTTCATTCCATTCAGCCTGCGGCTGGAGTTGGATTCAGGATATTAATAGATAAAAAAACAAGAACCAATCTTGTTGCCGATTATGCCTGGGGAAATAATTCGAAAGGATTTTACCTAAATGCAGGAGAAGTGTTTTAA
- a CDS encoding pentapeptide repeat-containing protein, with amino-acid sequence MKKESEYFLDKEYNTIIYAKDDLNFKDFEGCVFNDCNFSACTFLAVTFIDCVFNNCIFSEAKINYVALRTVTFNRCEIKEVNFAMCDKLIFEVHFNDCILDFSKFYTLKLKGTPFINCSLIAVDFMAADLTSVVFDNCDLYRSEFNKAIANKADFKTSYNYTIDPSKTKLKKAVFSLNEVKGLLFKHAIVVS; translated from the coding sequence TTGAAAAAAGAAAGCGAATATTTTCTTGATAAAGAATACAATACGATTATTTACGCCAAAGACGATCTTAATTTTAAAGACTTCGAAGGTTGCGTATTTAATGATTGTAACTTCTCTGCCTGCACTTTTCTAGCAGTTACTTTTATTGACTGTGTTTTTAATAATTGTATTTTTAGCGAAGCAAAGATTAATTACGTCGCTTTGAGAACAGTCACTTTTAATCGATGCGAAATTAAGGAGGTAAATTTCGCCATGTGCGACAAATTAATTTTTGAAGTACATTTTAATGACTGTATTCTCGACTTTTCGAAGTTCTACACTTTAAAACTAAAAGGAACTCCATTTATCAATTGCAGTTTAATTGCCGTCGATTTTATGGCTGCAGATTTAACCAGTGTTGTTTTTGACAATTGCGATTTATACCGTTCCGAATTCAACAAAGCCATCGCCAACAAAGCTGATTTTAAAACAAGTTATAATTACACTATTGATCCGTCTAAAACGAAACTGAAGAAAGCTGTTTTTTCTTTGAATGAAGTGAAAGGGTTATTGTTTAAGCATGCTATTGTTGTCAGTTAA
- a CDS encoding HAMP domain-containing sensor histidine kinase — protein MDIRKKITFNYVALSTFSTSLLCIIVFFLFRENNRYHFLKRLDDRSKIVASIHFQKDPEKIKYYKNLQKNGLEELIEEEEYVLKINSHNSFDYNTNLNLPNTFYTNILSTGKDSYEKDNKYYLGQIFQENGQRYIVIVGARDRKGKDTTVYIVKIMLFGGIGFVILAFLLGRFLAKRVINPVARITKEVKRISASNLHNRLPEVKNSDEISDLTNTFNNMLDRLETSFEIQANFINNASHELKTPITTIIAEAEIMLLKERAVEEYVESLENIYSQASRLGNLTESLLKLTQTGYDGQKQVSDVARIDELLLDVKSDLDKIYPDNRVSIIINIAPKDSNLLLLPCNKPLLELAINNIITNGVKYSDNNEVFVNLSANDEMIKITINDIGIGIPPEDIPHLYEPFFRGKIATRYIGYGLGLPLASKIIRMHEGELQVQSEQNKGTIVTIIFKKRNIKKSNV, from the coding sequence ATGGATATTAGAAAAAAAATTACTTTTAACTACGTTGCCCTTTCTACCTTTAGTACGTCATTATTGTGCATTATTGTGTTTTTCTTGTTTAGGGAAAATAACAGATACCACTTTTTAAAGCGTTTAGATGATAGGTCGAAAATTGTAGCGTCTATTCATTTTCAAAAAGATCCTGAGAAAATAAAATACTATAAAAATCTTCAAAAAAATGGTCTCGAAGAATTAATTGAAGAAGAAGAGTATGTATTAAAAATCAACAGTCATAATTCTTTTGATTATAATACAAATCTAAATCTTCCGAATACTTTTTACACCAACATTTTAAGTACAGGAAAAGATTCTTACGAAAAAGATAATAAATATTACCTAGGTCAGATTTTTCAGGAAAACGGACAAAGATATATTGTTATTGTAGGAGCTAGAGACCGAAAAGGAAAAGACACAACGGTTTATATTGTCAAAATCATGCTTTTTGGAGGCATCGGTTTTGTGATTCTGGCTTTCCTTTTAGGGCGTTTTCTAGCAAAACGTGTTATTAATCCTGTTGCCCGCATTACAAAAGAAGTAAAAAGAATTAGTGCTTCAAACCTTCACAATCGTTTGCCCGAAGTTAAAAATTCTGATGAAATATCGGATTTGACCAATACGTTTAATAATATGTTGGATCGACTGGAAACTTCTTTCGAAATTCAGGCCAACTTTATTAATAATGCTTCTCACGAGCTGAAAACGCCAATAACAACTATTATTGCCGAAGCAGAAATTATGCTTCTAAAAGAACGTGCAGTAGAAGAATATGTTGAATCATTAGAAAATATATACAGTCAGGCTTCTCGTTTAGGAAATTTAACAGAAAGCCTTTTAAAGTTAACGCAAACAGGTTACGACGGACAAAAACAAGTTTCGGATGTTGCGAGAATAGACGAATTGTTATTGGATGTAAAATCGGATTTAGACAAAATTTATCCGGACAATCGTGTAAGTATTATCATTAATATCGCTCCTAAAGACTCTAATTTACTCTTACTTCCATGCAACAAACCTTTACTAGAATTAGCGATTAATAATATCATTACAAACGGAGTAAAATATTCAGATAACAATGAAGTGTTCGTAAATCTTTCAGCAAATGATGAAATGATCAAAATTACGATAAACGATATTGGTATCGGAATTCCGCCTGAAGATATTCCTCATTTGTATGAACCTTTCTTTAGAGGAAAAATAGCAACCAGATATATAGGTTATGGTTTAGGGCTTCCTCTGGCTTCAAAAATTATCAGAATGCACGAAGGGGAATTACAGGTTCAATCCGAACAAAACAAGGGTACAATCGTAACGATTATCTTCAAAAAAAGAAACATTAAAAAATCTAATGTTTAA